The Miscanthus floridulus cultivar M001 chromosome 6, ASM1932011v1, whole genome shotgun sequence genomic interval TGCCTGGGCGTCCGCGCCGCGTCCGACGGGGGCTGCCAGCTGCTCCTCGAGTTCGCGCCGGGGGGCTCGCTCGCGGACGTGGCGGctcggagcagcggcggcggtcgCCTCGGCGACGACGAGCGCGCGGTGGCCGCGTACGCCGCGGACGTGGCGCGGGGCCTGGCGTACCTCCACGCGCGGTCGCTCGTGCACGGGGACGTCAAGGCGCGGAACGTCGTGGTCGGCGCCGACGGCCGCGCCAAGCTCGCGGACTTCGGGTGCGCCAGGGCGGTGggcagctccggctccggctccgcctTCGCGCGCcccaccatcatcggcggcacgcCGGCGTTCATGGCGCCCGAGGTGGCTCGCGGGGAGGAGCAGGGCCCCGCCGCCGACATCTGGGCGCTGGGCTGCACCGTCGTCGAGATGGCCACGGGCCGCGCGCCGTGGAGCGACGTGGTTGACAGCCTCCCCGCGGCCGTGCACCGGATCGGGTACACCGACGCCGTGCCGGAGGTGCCCGCGTGGATGTCCGCCGAGGCCAAGGACTTCCTGGCCCGCTGCTGCTTCGCGAGGAACCCGCGCGACCGGTGCACGGCGGCGCAGCTCTTGGAGCACCCGTTCCTGCTGGCGTCAGCAGCCGGCTGCGGCGGCGTCAAGGCGGAGGGGGCGGCTGCTGCGGCGGAATGGCGGGTGTCTCCCAAGAGCACGCTGGACGCCGCGCTCTGGGAATCCGACGCCGACGATGACTCCGATGACGAGGGCGACGTGTCGGAGAGCCCTGCCCAGAGAATCAAGGCATTGGCCTGCCCCTGCTCGGCCTTGCCGGACTGGGATTCCGAAGAAGGCGATTGGATTGAAGTGCTCGGTGAGCAATGTGAGGCCACCAATTTGGTACCACTACCAACCAAAGATGTGGCCGGCGAAGACGAGTGCCAGCTCCTGAGTGAGGTGTTGGAGACAGAGGTTGATTTCCTCGACGCCGGCGGAGAGGGCGATGATCCTGAGTGCTTTGTAGCTGTAGGATTAGCTACTGCTCCGTCAGCTGAGCTGCAGAAAGAGCAGTGTAGGGGTCGCAGTCGCTGTAATCCAACTGTATTTCTTACTGAGGCTTGTTGTCACAAGATTGAAACGTCGagcgccaggttcgctcggcttACAAGGCATATTTTTTCATCCcatgaacagtatttttcccaCGACAAATCAATCTACAGTattttcagtcagggcttatacTGCAGAATTGTCCCCTCCTAGCTCCGTCTTCTGTTCTCTACTATTCATTCATTCTGCTAAATGATTATCCGTTAAACATTGGTCCACAAAGAAATTCTAGAACTGCCTAACTGGTGCGATGGATGCGACAATTCCAGAAACATTGTTCTAGTTCTAGAccgaggcggcgacggcgaggcgtTGTGAGTTGGGAATGACCGGTAAAGGCAATTTCCCCTGCCCATGGGGCCATGCTAAAAGTAGTGGCCAGATCATACCAGTAAAGGCAATTTCCAATCTGGAAGCATCGCGATCTGGGGATTTCTGGCCAAATCCTTTCTTTGGGCATGGCATTGGCCACTATTTACAAATCGTTCACCAATCCTCACCCATCGAGCAGCCATTGGCGCACATTCGGCGCCTGATTCTCCAGCTGATAACGATGAACTCCGCCGGCTTAGATGGCGGCCGAGTTCCAGTGAGCTAGCGAAACGGAGCACTCCTACTGCGTACCAGTGGGGTCTCGTCGTCGGCGAGGGACACTGGCCTGAGCTACTGAAAAATTACTCCGCTTTATCTGGATAAGTCTGGACGTGTTGGCACGCGGCCTGAATGCCTGATACGCGATGCAAGCGATGGCCAAGTGGCGCTTTCTTTCGAACCTGGTGGTGTGCTTCTCATgcaaatataaaaaataaaatgaagctGGCATACACGTTTGTTTGATAGAGTACATACAGTAGGTGCTACTTGGCACACGTGGGGAGGGAGGTCTCTTGAGCCTGTACAGTTCGTCAAGGTTTACTCACCCCGGCACGTGTCGCGACCTCTGGGAAAGCTCTTCCTTGAGACTTCTGTGCTCGTTTCTAGCAGCAGCAGAAATAGGCTACTACTAGTAGTTGATTCCCCACACCCATCTCAGCTCTTACGTCACCTAAAATCGATTAATTATTAATAATAATATTCTCCACGCCAACTCTTTGCTGGCTGGTGTTTGTACACCATGGGAAAATATTTTTCACGAGAAGAAGATTAAAGCCGCAGCAAAGAGTTTATTGCGTATTTAAAGTCACGAGAATCGCTGAATATTTGCGCGCAAGCTAGCTGGTGTTTCCATAGTGCAAACCTGTGGTCATCCTCAGGGGCGAGGTCATCGCCATCCACAGCGAAAGGAAAAGGGATTTGGTGGCCTGCACGACAGCCTCAAATCGTAAGCAACCTTGCTGTGCGCTAACTAACGGAGTACCTTACACATCTCAGCTCGCCTTTGCCGCTCGTGTGTTTCTTGAATCTTGAGAGCGGAGCAAGAGAGCGGAAATGCGTGGCGGACTAGTTTACATACGCGGCCGCCTCCAGAACCCCTACTTGCACCGGTGTAAGCTCAGCTCGATCAGGAGCGCAAAGGGCACCCAGTGTGTGTGATGTGCGGCGTTCGGTAGGTGGCGTGCGTCCAACTGCCAGGTCAACAACGCATGGCTGCGGCAGCGGAAACGATCTTTCTGCTCCGCGCCTAGCAAGGTCGTCGTAGCGACGGAGTTTTGACCTGAGATGGGCGATGGCAGTTGTTGAGCAGCAGGATTCTCGTGCAGAGGTCAGCCGAAGGAAGGATCGTCCGATCGCGCTCAGCTCACTGGCTGCGTCACTCGCTAAGAATTGACACAAGGGATGTCAGTCATCCAAACGGATGGCCCTAAATGTAGAGTACTTTTTAGTGTAAAACTAATGAGTTGTTAGTCTCTCCTAGCAGTCCATATATCCAGATAATACGACTGAATTTTAGTCATGTAAGGTTTTTTACCTGAATTCTAATTGGACTAAACACCGGTCCAAGTGATCCACGCACGCAGGCCCCAAGTTCCGAAAGTGAACTTTATCATTTGGATTCCTCGAGCAAACTTGGCCCCGGGTGAAGGACGTCGACGCAGCTCAGGAATCGCGTGGCCCTTGTGCAGCGTGCGCCGTACTCGGGCTACGTGGAGCAAGGAGGGCAACTTATAAAACTAAAAAGGCCGAACCACCATTGGACGATGGTGACGGGTAACAGCGAAACGTGCGTTGCCCGCCGGAGCATCCGTGATGCCGCAAGGCGATGCGATGGTGATGCGTTCGGCACGTCGGTGACGCCCGCTATGACGTACGCACTCGGCATATCTATCTATcaggctcgccggcggcggctcgGAGTCTTTCTTTCGTCCGCGCCGCGCCTCCCTCCGACCAGGTAGAACCTGCACTGCACTCTCCTTGGAGGCTTGGACCTTGGCCAGTGGCCACTCTGGCCGAGTGGGGTAACTAGTACTGATCTGATCTCtgcagaagatgagaagaaggtggGTGTATGCATGTCAGCATGTGCATCCTGGAGAGGATAAACTACTTTGCCTACTGGCGCTGGCCACTGGCCACTGAGAGCGTGAGTGAAATAAAAATCTCGGCCGGATACAGACGCCGCCGCCGGGTAGAGGACACTGTCAGGGGTCGCCTTGGCGTGCCAAACTGCAACTGCCGCTTCGTTGTTCGTTTGCCCGTGCGCAGCGGCGCTGCCGTTAGTGCCTACGCCGCCTCGGCTACCTATCTAAAAAAGTGAAAAGTCGCGGGAGAGAAGAAACTGCCGAGGAAGAATGGGGAAGAAGAAACCCGTGCTGTTTTATACGGAGTATACAGtgtatgaagaagaaaaggtggtGATTTGATTATGGTTGGATTACCTGACAGGGACGTAAACATCCGGTGCGGACTGCACCAACCTCAGCGCAACTAGTATCACTCCACTAGTATCCCTCAATTTCGGCTCGTGCGTGATTTGCGTACAGCGGACGGGCACTGCTAGTCTTTACGGTGCTGTTTGTTTCTGAACTAGGAGTGGTTCTTCAGGTCAATTCAACTCTCAAACGCAAGCATCGGTCGTCGCCGGGAGCGGCGAGCAAAATCGCAGACCGGACTCTTGGTTAATTCAGCCACGAGCGAGGACCTTTTGAGTTGGTAACGCAtggatttttattttttattttttaaattttactTGGTGGACTCTAGCAAcacgtgctctctctctctcttttcttttcccGTTGTTGTTAATATAAACGGTTGACGAGTAATGATCCATGCCAATGAGTTATAGGACTAGtataaggggtgtttggttctttacacgctcctaaaatttatgtcacatcgaatgtttagatactaataaagagtattaaatatagattaaatatagattttttaagcctaattaatctgttattagcacatgtttactgtagcaccacgttgtcaaatcatggactaattaggcttaaaagatttgtctcgtaaattagtcgcaagttatgtaattaatttcgtaattagtctatatttaatactccatgcatgtgtctaaacatttgacgtgacagaaattttaggcggcctgtagaaaccaaacatcCCCTAAGTGCTACACTAGTACCCCTGTACACTGTAGGTCGAGCATGCTGTGCTGTTCTAAACCCCTGTTCACGTGCCTTTAAACTCAGCTTAATccgtttattttttttttgtctagaatagtatttttctctcacaaatttcttcagcattcctccaaaccatccagattccttcagaattcagacaagcggtACGAAACGAACGCACATGCCCAATCTGCCAAAACCAAAACACGTGTGCCAGATCCGTCACGCCGAGCGTACGTACGCCTCCGGACGGTTGAGGCAGCCTGCCTAACGGGCCATCAATTAGGAACGGAGCTATGGGAATAGATGGAGCCGCAACGGAAAGATATTAATAAAACTGAACTGAACGTGCCAGTGATTAAAGCAAGCAGAGGGGATCCAGCTAGCCATGCATCCAAGGCGAAAGAAAACCATGCTCATTGCGTGGGTGGCAGCCTAACAATAACTAACAAACCAGCGATGGAGCGCTGATACGATGTGTGTCATCGTCACATATCGCGCGTGGAGGGATCAACTCGCCGCCGCCGGTGTCCAGCAGAGGATGGATGAAGAGCAGATCAAAGGGCACGATGCCCGCGTCCTAGCACGTGCCCGTGCTCTTGCTTCAATTCTTGGGGGATATCGAGATCTAGGGGCCATGGTAGGTCGCCCTCGCTCACCGGCGCCGCGCCGAACACCGGCCGGGTGCAGCTGGCACAGTGGCACGAGCGCGCGCGTGGCCGCCGGTGACATCCGCACATGACGCGATATCGTGTATGTTCGGCCCCAGATCAACGGGGCTTTGTCCCACGCTTGTGTTTCCGTGTTCGCGTCACGGCCTTCGATTTCCTCCGGTT includes:
- the LOC136460903 gene encoding mitogen-activated protein kinase kinase kinase 17-like, whose protein sequence is MATAAVISGRWTRVRTLGRGASGAVVSLAADEASGALFAVKSAPAGTAAAEHLRREGGILSALRSPHVVPCLGVRAASDGGCQLLLEFAPGGSLADVAARSSGGGRLGDDERAVAAYAADVARGLAYLHARSLVHGDVKARNVVVGADGRAKLADFGCARAVGSSGSGSAFARPTIIGGTPAFMAPEVARGEEQGPAADIWALGCTVVEMATGRAPWSDVVDSLPAAVHRIGYTDAVPEVPAWMSAEAKDFLARCCFARNPRDRCTAAQLLEHPFLLASAAGCGGVKAEGAAAAAEWRVSPKSTLDAALWESDADDDSDDEGDVSESPAQRIKALACPCSALPDWDSEEGDWIEVLGEQCEATNLVPLPTKDVAGEDECQLLSEVLETEVDFLDAGGEGDDPECFVAVGLATAPSAELQKEQCRGRSRCNPTVFLTEACCHKIETSSARFARLTRHIFSSHEQYFSHDKSIYSIFSQGLYCRIVPS